The following are from one region of the Hymenobacter sp. YIM 151858-1 genome:
- the dgt gene encoding dGTP triphosphohydrolase, producing MKLASSTTASMTWERLLSRRRYPEQPQLHVVSDAAPVRGAFVADYDRVVFSSAFRRLQRKTQVMPLPETDFVHTRLTHSLETACVGRSLGRMSGRLLMEQDEELARQLPYFDADCGDIVAAACLAHDIGNPPFGHSGEDAISTYFRSPAAEPFVRVLSPAQRADLQNFEGNAAGFRVLTHTYAAHSTGSAGLGLTYAVLGAFTKYPRPSVVEDHDKTGGASEKKYGHFQTEAARFRHVAQDLGLLPKSDEAGFYHRHPLAFLVEAADDLCYRIIDFEDGLKLGLIPHQEGLELLRDMLADDPARPRSVEWRDWREELGYVRARLIGKLVAEAAQLFAQHAPAMLRGEYDSSLIKELSCWHELQQVALLSVERLYRSRPVLQIEAAGFEVLGGLLDAFLHSIFDPAASPRSRKLQELVPAQFRAVGPQLGLSAYEQIILLTDYVGSLTDQNALSLYRTIKGIDLPKGF from the coding sequence ATGAAGCTCGCCTCCTCTACTACCGCCTCCATGACTTGGGAACGGCTGCTCTCGCGCCGCCGTTACCCCGAGCAGCCGCAACTGCACGTTGTGTCCGATGCCGCTCCCGTGCGCGGCGCCTTCGTGGCCGATTACGACCGCGTGGTGTTCAGCTCGGCGTTCCGCCGGTTGCAGCGCAAAACGCAGGTAATGCCCCTGCCCGAAACCGACTTCGTGCACACGCGCCTCACGCACTCGCTCGAAACTGCCTGCGTGGGCCGCTCCCTAGGTCGGATGAGCGGCCGCCTGCTGATGGAGCAAGACGAGGAGCTGGCCCGGCAGCTCCCCTACTTCGATGCCGATTGCGGCGACATTGTGGCGGCCGCCTGCCTGGCCCACGACATCGGCAACCCGCCCTTCGGCCACTCCGGCGAAGACGCCATTTCCACCTACTTCCGCTCGCCTGCGGCCGAGCCGTTTGTGCGCGTGCTCAGCCCTGCCCAACGCGCCGATCTGCAAAACTTCGAGGGCAACGCGGCGGGCTTCCGGGTACTTACCCATACCTACGCCGCGCACAGCACCGGTTCGGCCGGGCTGGGCCTTACCTACGCGGTGCTGGGCGCTTTCACCAAGTACCCGCGCCCCTCGGTGGTGGAGGACCACGACAAAACCGGCGGCGCCAGCGAGAAAAAGTACGGCCATTTCCAAACCGAGGCTGCCCGCTTCCGGCACGTGGCCCAAGACCTAGGACTGCTGCCCAAGTCGGACGAAGCCGGCTTTTACCACCGCCACCCCCTCGCGTTTCTGGTAGAAGCCGCCGACGACCTCTGCTACCGCATCATCGATTTTGAAGACGGCCTGAAGCTGGGCCTGATTCCGCACCAGGAAGGCTTGGAGCTGCTCCGCGACATGCTCGCCGACGACCCCGCACGCCCGCGCAGCGTGGAATGGCGCGACTGGCGCGAAGAACTAGGCTATGTGCGTGCCCGTCTCATCGGCAAGCTGGTAGCCGAAGCAGCCCAGCTGTTTGCCCAACACGCCCCCGCCATGCTACGCGGCGAGTACGATTCGAGCCTCATCAAAGAGCTAAGCTGCTGGCACGAGTTGCAGCAAGTAGCCTTGCTATCAGTGGAGCGCCTGTACCGCAGCCGCCCCGTGCTGCAAATTGAGGCCGCCGGTTTCGAGGTGCTCGGCGGCCTGCTCGATGCCTTTCTGCACAGCATCTTCGACCCGGCCGCCAGCCCTAGGTCGCGCAAGCTGCAGGAGCTGGTGCCAGCGCAGTTCCGGGCCGTGGGCCCGCAGCTGGGCCTCTCGGCCTACGAGCAGATCATCCTGCTCACCGATTACGTCGGCTCCCTCACCGACCAAAACGCCCTCAGCCTCTACCGCACCATCAAAGGCATTGACCTGCCGAAAGGGTTTTGA
- a CDS encoding GIY-YIG nuclease family protein gives MHVHLYFVYILTNQNHTVLYVGVTNDLGRRLAEHRSGTHKGFTKRYNVTKLIHFEEFSDIDAAIAREKQLKAGSGRRSLTP, from the coding sequence ATGCACGTCCACCTCTACTTTGTCTACATTCTTACCAATCAAAATCACACGGTACTCTATGTCGGCGTTACCAACGACTTAGGGCGCCGACTAGCCGAACACCGCTCCGGAACGCACAAGGGGTTTACCAAGCGCTACAACGTAACGAAGCTTATCCACTTCGAGGAATTCTCCGACATTGACGCAGCTATTGCGCGCGAAAAGCAGCTAAAAGCAGGCTCCGGCAGGAGAAGCTTGACGCCGTAG
- the hemL gene encoding glutamate-1-semialdehyde 2,1-aminomutase produces MQQATDLNLATSDQLFTRAKDLIPGGVNSPVRAFRAVGGHPVFMKSAEGAWLTDVDGNRYLDFINSWGPMILGHAPQVVLEAVQRALPDSLSFGAPTRREVEMAELICQMVPSVEKVRLVNSGTEATMSAIRVARGYTGRDKILKFEGCYHGHGDSFLISAGSGALTLGTPDSPGVTEGVAKDTLTVPYNDLGAVEQAIAANPNQIAAIILEPVVGNIGLVPPAEGYLQGLRDLCTKHGIVFIFDEVMTGFRLARGGAQELFGIQPDMTTLGKIIGGGMPVGAYGGRAEIMDQVAPAGKVYQAGTLSGNPIATAAGMAQLRYLNEHPEVYEQLERTSARLAEGTYEIAAELGLNYTVNRVGSMWSVFFTQQPVTDLASAKTSDLEAFGRYFRAMLNRGVYLAPSQFEALFVSTAVTDDLVDFYLSACRESMREAHGL; encoded by the coding sequence ATGCAGCAAGCAACCGACCTTAACCTCGCTACCAGCGACCAGCTTTTCACCCGAGCCAAAGACCTGATTCCGGGCGGCGTAAACTCGCCCGTGCGCGCTTTTCGCGCCGTAGGCGGCCACCCCGTGTTTATGAAATCGGCCGAGGGCGCCTGGCTGACCGACGTAGACGGCAACCGCTACCTCGATTTCATCAACTCGTGGGGCCCGATGATTTTGGGCCACGCGCCGCAGGTAGTGCTGGAGGCCGTACAGCGTGCCCTGCCCGATTCGCTGTCCTTTGGTGCGCCCACGCGCCGCGAGGTTGAAATGGCTGAGCTGATTTGCCAGATGGTGCCCAGCGTGGAGAAAGTACGCCTAGTGAACTCCGGCACCGAGGCTACCATGTCGGCCATTCGGGTAGCCCGGGGCTACACCGGCCGCGACAAAATCCTGAAGTTTGAGGGCTGCTACCACGGCCACGGCGACTCGTTCCTGATTTCAGCTGGCTCAGGCGCCCTTACCCTAGGTACCCCCGACTCGCCGGGCGTTACCGAAGGCGTAGCCAAAGATACGCTTACGGTGCCTTACAACGACCTAGGCGCCGTGGAGCAAGCCATTGCCGCCAACCCCAACCAAATTGCCGCCATCATTCTGGAGCCGGTAGTTGGCAACATCGGCTTGGTACCGCCTGCCGAAGGCTACCTGCAAGGCCTGCGCGATCTGTGCACCAAGCACGGCATCGTGTTTATTTTCGACGAGGTAATGACGGGCTTCCGCCTGGCCCGCGGCGGTGCGCAGGAGCTGTTCGGCATTCAGCCCGACATGACGACCCTAGGTAAAATCATCGGCGGCGGTATGCCGGTAGGCGCCTACGGTGGCCGCGCCGAAATCATGGACCAGGTAGCGCCAGCCGGTAAGGTGTACCAGGCTGGCACGCTCTCGGGTAACCCCATTGCTACCGCCGCCGGCATGGCCCAGCTGCGCTATCTCAACGAGCACCCGGAGGTGTATGAGCAGCTCGAGCGCACCAGCGCCCGCCTCGCCGAAGGCACCTATGAAATTGCTGCCGAGCTGGGCCTCAACTACACCGTAAACCGCGTGGGCTCTATGTGGAGCGTGTTCTTCACGCAGCAACCGGTAACCGATCTGGCATCCGCCAAAACCTCCGACCTGGAGGCATTTGGCCGCTACTTCCGCGCCATGCTCAACCGCGGCGTGTACCTGGCGCCTTCGCAGTTCGAGGCCCTGTTCGTGAGCACCGCCGTCACCGACGACCTCGTTGACTTCTACCTGAGCGCCTGCCGCGAATCGATGCGCGAAGCCCACGGCCTGTAA
- the dcd gene encoding dCTP deaminase produces MILTDEQILAEMERGTIVIEPYDRACLGTNSYDVHLGRYLATYRDHVLDARKHNQIDVFEIPEEGFVLTPETLYLGVTEEYTETHAHVPFLEGKSSVGRLGIDIHATAGKGDVGFSNTWTLEISVTQPVRIYRGMPIGQLIYFAVEGAIQNYYNRKPNAKYNQRTDKPVESMMWMNKF; encoded by the coding sequence ATGATTCTTACCGACGAGCAAATATTGGCCGAAATGGAGCGCGGCACCATCGTAATCGAACCCTACGACCGCGCTTGCCTGGGCACCAACTCCTACGATGTGCACCTGGGCCGCTACCTGGCCACTTACCGCGACCACGTGCTCGACGCGCGCAAACACAACCAGATTGATGTGTTTGAGATTCCGGAAGAAGGCTTTGTGCTCACCCCCGAAACCCTATACCTGGGCGTAACGGAAGAGTACACCGAAACCCACGCCCACGTGCCGTTCCTGGAAGGCAAAAGCTCAGTGGGCCGCTTGGGTATCGACATCCACGCCACAGCCGGCAAAGGCGACGTAGGTTTTTCGAACACCTGGACGCTGGAAATCAGCGTTACGCAGCCCGTGCGCATCTACCGCGGTATGCCCATCGGCCAGCTCATTTACTTTGCGGTGGAAGGCGCCATCCAGAACTACTACAACCGCAAGCCCAACGCCAAGTACAACCAGCGCACCGACAAGCCCGTGGAGTCGATGATGTGGATGAACAAATTCTAA
- the gldC gene encoding gliding motility protein GldC: MKKSEIRFSIALDDQKIPEAISWSATDAGADIHFAKAMNVSIWDREQQGTMKIDLWTKEMPVNEMKRFYVDMIGSLAESIVAATNDEYMGAKLRALGRELAQHVEQEERNQK; the protein is encoded by the coding sequence ATGAAGAAATCCGAAATCCGGTTCAGCATCGCCCTCGACGACCAGAAAATCCCGGAAGCCATCAGCTGGAGCGCTACCGATGCCGGCGCCGATATTCATTTCGCCAAGGCCATGAACGTCAGCATCTGGGACCGGGAGCAGCAGGGCACCATGAAGATTGACCTCTGGACCAAGGAAATGCCCGTGAACGAGATGAAGCGCTTTTACGTGGATATGATCGGTTCGCTGGCCGAAAGCATCGTGGCCGCCACCAACGACGAGTACATGGGTGCCAAACTACGCGCCCTAGGTCGGGAGCTGGCCCAGCACGTGGAGCAAGAGGAGCGCAACCAAAAGTAA
- the dnaN gene encoding DNA polymerase III subunit beta, with product MKFIVSSSALLKQLQSINGVVTNNPVVPILENFLFEIENGKLTITASDLETSMITELPVEARESGRIAAPARILLDTLKNLPDQPVTFTIDEETYGIEIASANGRYKLAGENATDFPRVPVVKGSAPVEMPSQALQRAINKTIFAVSTDELRPAMTGILVQLADGQVTFVATDGHRLLRYRRQDVNPGQTANIIIPRKAFNLLKGALPSEATTVRVEFNQSNAFFSFNQMRLVCRLIDERYPDYENVIPVSNPNKLIIDRGQFLNSVKRIAIYSNKTTHQVRLRLAGSEMTISAEDLDFSNEANEKLPCQYDGEDMEIGFNARFLIEMLSNIDSEEITLELSTPNRAGLLMPTLADDNENILMLVMPVMLNNYV from the coding sequence ATGAAGTTCATCGTCTCGTCTTCGGCGTTGCTTAAGCAGCTCCAGAGCATTAATGGTGTCGTCACGAACAACCCCGTGGTGCCCATCCTAGAGAACTTTCTGTTTGAAATTGAGAACGGGAAGCTGACCATTACCGCCTCCGATCTGGAGACGAGCATGATTACCGAGCTGCCGGTGGAGGCCCGCGAAAGCGGCCGCATTGCCGCGCCGGCCCGCATTCTGCTCGATACCCTGAAGAACCTGCCCGATCAGCCGGTTACCTTCACCATCGATGAGGAAACCTACGGCATCGAAATCGCCTCGGCCAACGGGCGCTACAAGCTGGCGGGCGAAAACGCCACCGATTTTCCGCGCGTGCCGGTCGTAAAGGGCTCGGCCCCCGTCGAGATGCCTTCGCAGGCGCTGCAGCGCGCCATCAACAAAACCATTTTCGCCGTTAGCACCGACGAGCTGCGCCCCGCCATGACGGGCATTCTGGTGCAGCTGGCCGATGGGCAGGTAACCTTTGTGGCCACCGATGGCCACCGCCTGCTGCGCTACCGCCGCCAGGATGTAAACCCCGGTCAAACGGCCAACATCATCATTCCGCGCAAGGCCTTTAATCTGCTGAAAGGTGCTCTGCCCTCCGAGGCAACCACCGTGCGCGTGGAGTTCAACCAGTCGAACGCTTTCTTCTCGTTCAACCAGATGCGCCTCGTGTGCCGCCTGATTGACGAGCGGTACCCCGATTACGAGAACGTTATTCCGGTTTCGAACCCCAACAAGCTCATCATCGACCGCGGCCAGTTCCTGAACTCGGTGAAGCGAATCGCCATCTACTCGAACAAAACCACGCACCAGGTGCGCCTGCGCCTGGCCGGTTCGGAAATGACGATTTCGGCCGAAGACCTAGACTTCTCGAACGAAGCCAACGAAAAACTGCCTTGCCAGTACGACGGCGAGGACATGGAAATTGGCTTTAACGCCCGCTTCCTGATCGAAATGCTCTCGAACATCGATTCCGAGGAAATTACCCTGGAGCTGAGCACCCCCAACCGCGCCGGTTTGCTGATGCCTACCCTCGCCGACGACAACGAGAACATCCTGATGCTCGTGATGCCGGTGATGCTCAACAACTACGTGTAA
- a CDS encoding BLUF domain-containing protein — MSQPVLYHLVYQSLATHELSEQELQLLLRQSRAWNAAHELTGMLLYSHGQILQVLEGPADEVLYIFKRISQDCRHHNIIRLADGPVEQRNFSDWSMGFQAIDPAEYAQLAGYRNPLADAYLAPQPTDGPGSLHALLSTFVRREALYL; from the coding sequence ATGAGCCAACCCGTACTTTATCACCTGGTATACCAAAGCCTGGCTACCCACGAGCTAAGCGAGCAGGAGCTGCAGTTGCTGCTGCGGCAATCGCGCGCGTGGAACGCCGCGCACGAGCTAACCGGCATGTTGCTTTACAGCCACGGCCAGATATTGCAGGTGCTGGAAGGCCCGGCCGACGAGGTGCTTTACATCTTTAAACGCATCAGCCAGGATTGCCGCCACCACAACATTATTCGGCTGGCCGATGGCCCGGTGGAGCAGCGCAACTTTTCGGATTGGTCGATGGGCTTTCAGGCCATCGACCCGGCCGAGTACGCGCAGCTGGCCGGCTACCGCAACCCCCTGGCCGATGCGTACCTGGCCCCGCAACCTACCGATGGCCCCGGTTCGCTGCATGCCCTGCTGAGTACGTTTGTGCGCCGCGAGGCTTTGTATTTGTAA
- a CDS encoding PAS domain-containing protein, with the protein MRTEQPDPVAELSRLESVLEAAGVGIWQMELPSRELSWSARCKLLYGLPVDQPVTLPDLYNAIHPDDRAGVEQAIEAVLKPGSSGRYFKEYRVIWPDGAVRWIRSTGRTRRHPDTGLPVRFEGISRDVTEPQQEALQLQRQAQEYLFLAENVSEILWMARPDGGVTYFNQRWMAYTGQTLQQAQEWGWEPVIHPDDLPRCLERWTNSLRTQQLYEVEYRFRRHDGEYRWYLGRALPMCDANGNVLKWFGTCTDIHEQKQTEQLLRAREDELQRAYQDLESKVTFRNLELERLLREQANRIAALEAQLGAGSAAAVPSA; encoded by the coding sequence ATGCGTACTGAACAACCCGATCCGGTTGCCGAACTATCCCGCCTCGAGTCGGTACTAGAGGCGGCTGGGGTAGGAATTTGGCAAATGGAACTGCCGAGCCGCGAGTTGTCGTGGTCGGCCCGGTGCAAACTGCTCTACGGCTTGCCTGTCGATCAGCCCGTAACGCTGCCTGATCTGTACAATGCTATTCACCCCGACGACCGCGCCGGTGTAGAGCAAGCCATTGAGGCCGTGCTGAAACCCGGCAGCTCGGGGCGCTACTTCAAAGAGTACCGCGTAATATGGCCCGACGGTGCCGTGCGCTGGATACGCTCAACCGGCCGCACGCGCCGCCACCCCGATACCGGCCTGCCCGTGCGTTTCGAGGGCATCAGCCGCGATGTAACCGAGCCGCAGCAAGAGGCGCTGCAGTTGCAGCGTCAAGCGCAGGAATACCTGTTTCTGGCCGAAAACGTGTCGGAAATCCTGTGGATGGCCCGGCCCGACGGCGGCGTTACGTACTTCAATCAGCGCTGGATGGCCTACACCGGCCAAACGCTGCAACAGGCGCAGGAGTGGGGCTGGGAGCCCGTTATTCACCCCGATGATCTGCCCCGCTGCCTCGAGCGTTGGACCAACTCCCTGCGCACCCAGCAACTCTACGAGGTGGAGTACCGCTTTCGGCGCCACGATGGCGAGTACCGCTGGTACCTGGGGCGGGCGCTGCCCATGTGCGATGCCAACGGCAACGTGCTTAAGTGGTTTGGTACCTGCACCGACATTCACGAGCAAAAACAGACCGAGCAGCTGCTGCGCGCCCGCGAAGACGAGTTGCAGCGCGCTTACCAGGATCTGGAGAGCAAAGTAACCTTCCGGAACCTGGAGCTGGAGCGCCTGCTGCGTGAGCAAGCCAACCGCATTGCTGCCCTGGAAGCGCAGCTAGGTGCCGGCTCGGCGGCGGCGGTGCCCTCGGCCTAA
- the gldG gene encoding gliding motility-associated ABC transporter substrate-binding protein GldG: METTPAATPAPVTAVAPASRKQRDLLRFGLVILGLVLLNFIGQQFFFRLDLTEDKRYSMSPATEQLLEQMPEPVTITVYLAGDFPTAFRRLSQATRETLDEMQVHAGTKLRYVFVDPSAATSEADRQKEYQRLIQKGLNPTNLGANENGKRVEKIIFPWATVTVGSREENVLLLRGNQAAPPDVRLNQSIEGLEYELASAIRRLEPGQRKLIGIVEGHGEPDNAQLYDLIATLQRDHNVYRIDLNKVTEQNMKSLAAVIVAKPERPYTEPEKYKLDKFITEGGRALFFVDAMRVNLDSANRGGMLSFPLDLNLTDLLFTYGARVNGDLILDINSGLIPLVTGMTGNKPNVEPMPWQFYPIVNGYTPHPIVRNLDAVYLKFVSTIDTVKAKGIRKTPLMYTSRYTRVLPAPVPINLNDARLPADPKLYTSGPKPVGYLLEGQFRSLFANRAQPGTTQFVPAQSAQAKPSKIVLVSDGDFVRNDVDPKTGRPVPLGFDRLATTRFANRELVQNAVDYLLDETGLISVRGKEITLRPLDKVKVNSEKSKWQLLNLGVPLALLAAFGLVRAWLRKRKYASFATE, from the coding sequence ATGGAAACAACTCCCGCCGCCACGCCCGCACCCGTTACCGCTGTTGCTCCGGCCTCGCGCAAGCAGCGCGATTTGCTGCGCTTCGGCTTGGTTATCCTAGGTCTGGTACTGCTCAACTTTATCGGGCAGCAGTTCTTCTTTCGCCTCGATTTAACCGAGGACAAACGCTACAGCATGTCGCCGGCCACGGAGCAGCTGCTGGAGCAAATGCCTGAGCCGGTAACCATTACGGTGTACCTGGCCGGCGACTTTCCGACCGCGTTCCGGCGCTTGTCGCAAGCCACGCGCGAAACCCTCGACGAAATGCAGGTGCACGCCGGCACCAAGCTGCGCTACGTGTTCGTCGACCCCTCGGCCGCTACTTCCGAAGCCGACCGCCAGAAGGAGTACCAGCGCCTCATTCAGAAAGGCCTGAACCCAACCAACCTAGGGGCCAACGAAAACGGCAAGCGCGTCGAGAAGATCATCTTTCCGTGGGCTACCGTAACGGTGGGCAGCCGCGAAGAAAACGTGCTGCTGCTGCGCGGCAACCAGGCCGCCCCGCCCGATGTGCGCCTCAACCAAAGCATCGAAGGCCTGGAATACGAGCTGGCCAGTGCTATTCGCCGTCTGGAGCCCGGCCAGCGCAAGCTCATCGGCATTGTCGAAGGCCACGGCGAGCCCGACAACGCGCAGCTCTACGACCTGATTGCCACTTTGCAGCGCGACCACAACGTGTACCGCATCGACCTGAACAAGGTAACCGAGCAGAACATGAAGTCGCTCGCGGCGGTGATTGTGGCCAAGCCCGAGCGCCCGTACACCGAGCCCGAGAAGTACAAGCTCGATAAGTTCATCACCGAAGGCGGCCGGGCGCTGTTTTTCGTGGATGCCATGCGCGTGAACCTCGACAGCGCCAACCGCGGCGGCATGCTCTCGTTTCCGCTCGATCTGAACCTCACGGACCTGCTGTTCACGTACGGCGCGCGCGTCAACGGCGACCTGATTCTGGACATCAACTCCGGCCTGATTCCGTTGGTAACGGGCATGACGGGCAACAAGCCCAACGTAGAGCCCATGCCGTGGCAGTTTTACCCCATCGTGAATGGCTACACCCCGCACCCCATCGTGCGCAACCTCGATGCGGTGTACCTGAAGTTCGTGAGCACCATTGATACGGTTAAGGCCAAGGGCATCCGCAAAACGCCGCTGATGTATACCTCGCGCTACACCCGCGTGCTGCCCGCGCCCGTACCCATCAACCTGAACGATGCGCGCCTGCCCGCCGACCCCAAGCTGTACACCAGCGGGCCAAAGCCCGTGGGCTACCTGCTCGAAGGGCAGTTCCGGTCGTTGTTTGCCAACCGCGCCCAGCCCGGTACCACCCAATTTGTGCCCGCGCAAAGCGCGCAAGCCAAGCCGAGCAAAATCGTGCTGGTGTCGGATGGCGACTTTGTGCGCAACGATGTGGACCCCAAAACCGGCCGCCCCGTGCCCCTGGGCTTCGACCGCCTGGCTACCACCCGCTTTGCCAACCGCGAGCTGGTGCAGAACGCCGTGGATTACCTGCTCGACGAAACCGGTCTGATTTCGGTGCGCGGCAAGGAAATCACGCTGCGCCCGCTCGATAAAGTGAAAGTAAACTCCGAAAAGAGCAAATGGCAGCTGCTGAACCTGGGCGTTCCGCTAGCCTTGCTCGCCGCGTTTGGGCTGGTGCGCGCCTGGTTGCGTAAGCGTAAGTACGCCTCGTTTGCCACCGAATAG
- the gldF gene encoding gliding motility-associated ABC transporter permease subunit GldF gives MFAVLRKEFNAFLNSPVAYVVLGVFLVATGLFVWVFPDSSVLDYGFADLQTLFNLAPWIFLFLIPAITMRTFAEEKKAGTIELLLTRPLTDGQLVGGKYLACLLLALLALVPTLLYYYSVYQLGSPVGNIDSAAFAGSLIGLALLAAIFAAIGVLASALTRDQIIAFLVAVVGCFLVYSGFDSLASLFEGSTAYYIGQLGIAAHYRDLSKGLVDSRDVLYFLSVVAGMLLATRLVLQSRNW, from the coding sequence ATGTTCGCCGTCCTTCGCAAAGAATTCAACGCCTTCCTCAACTCGCCGGTAGCCTACGTGGTGCTGGGCGTGTTTCTGGTGGCTACGGGCCTGTTCGTGTGGGTATTTCCCGATAGCTCCGTGCTCGACTACGGCTTTGCCGATCTGCAAACGTTGTTCAATCTGGCCCCTTGGATCTTCCTGTTCCTGATTCCGGCCATTACCATGCGCACGTTTGCCGAGGAGAAAAAGGCTGGCACCATTGAGCTACTGCTGACCCGCCCGCTTACCGATGGGCAATTGGTGGGAGGGAAGTACCTGGCCTGTTTGCTGCTGGCTTTGCTGGCGCTGGTGCCCACGCTGCTGTACTACTACTCGGTGTACCAGCTCGGCTCGCCGGTGGGCAACATCGACTCGGCGGCGTTTGCTGGTTCGCTGATTGGCCTTGCGCTGCTCGCGGCCATCTTCGCGGCTATCGGCGTGTTGGCTTCGGCTCTCACCCGCGACCAAATCATTGCCTTTTTGGTGGCCGTGGTGGGGTGCTTTCTGGTTTACTCCGGCTTCGATTCGCTGGCCTCGTTGTTTGAAGGCTCCACGGCCTACTACATCGGCCAGCTGGGCATTGCCGCGCACTACCGCGACCTGAGCAAAGGCCTCGTCGACTCGCGCGACGTGCTGTATTTCCTTTCGGTGGTAGCGGGCATGTTGCTGGCTACGCGCCTCGTATTGCAAAGCCGTAACTGGTAA
- the gldA gene encoding gliding motility-associated ABC transporter ATP-binding subunit GldA codes for MVEIQHLTKLFGTQAAVNDISFSAGRGEILGFLGPNGAGKSTTMKIATGYLPPSAGTVRIADFDVVEHPLEVRRRVGYLPEHNPLYLDMYVHEYLDFIGRVHGLAGGTLRERVKELVARVGLTREQNKQIGALSKGYRQRVGLAQALVHDPQVLILDEPTTGLDPNQIGEIRQLIRELGQDKTVIFSTHILPEVQALCDRVVIISRGQLVADSPVRDLGALAKGETIIRAEFEGVIDPTPLRQLPGIKTVEQAAGGVWVIRTDGRGDQRRAISQLAAQQGWLLLGLRQEEQSLEQVFQQLTTSNNSKS; via the coding sequence ATGGTTGAAATCCAACATTTGACCAAGCTTTTTGGTACCCAGGCCGCCGTCAACGACATCAGCTTTTCGGCGGGCCGCGGCGAAATCCTGGGTTTTCTGGGGCCCAACGGCGCCGGTAAAAGCACTACTATGAAGATTGCCACCGGCTACCTGCCGCCCAGCGCAGGTACGGTGCGCATCGCCGATTTCGACGTGGTGGAGCACCCCTTGGAGGTGCGCCGCCGCGTAGGCTACTTGCCCGAGCACAACCCGCTCTACCTCGATATGTACGTGCACGAGTACCTCGATTTTATCGGGCGGGTGCACGGCCTGGCGGGCGGTACGCTGCGCGAACGGGTGAAAGAGCTGGTAGCCCGCGTGGGCCTCACGCGCGAGCAGAACAAGCAAATCGGCGCCCTCTCCAAAGGCTACCGCCAGCGCGTGGGCTTGGCGCAGGCCTTGGTGCACGACCCGCAGGTGCTTATTCTCGACGAGCCCACCACCGGTCTCGACCCAAACCAGATTGGCGAGATTCGCCAACTTATCCGCGAGCTGGGCCAGGATAAAACCGTCATCTTCAGCACGCACATTTTGCCCGAAGTGCAAGCCCTTTGCGACCGGGTGGTTATCATCAGCCGCGGGCAGCTGGTGGCCGATTCGCCGGTGCGCGACCTAGGGGCTCTGGCCAAAGGCGAAACCATCATCCGCGCCGAGTTCGAAGGTGTTATCGACCCCACGCCATTGCGGCAGCTGCCGGGCATCAAAACTGTAGAGCAAGCCGCAGGCGGTGTATGGGTTATCCGCACCGATGGCCGCGGCGACCAGCGCCGCGCCATCTCGCAGCTGGCGGCCCAGCAAGGGTGGTTGCTCCTAGGTCTGCGGCAAGAAGAGCAGTCGTTGGAGCAGGTGTTTCAGCAGCTGACGACCTCGAACAATTCTAAATCATAA